The region CGGGTCATCTGGGCGAGCCGGCAGATGATCTCTTCGAAGTCCTTGGGGGACACCATCATCAGGTCCGCCAGTTCGTCGACGATGATCACGATATACGCCAGCGGGCGGTCCGGGTGCTGTGCATTGAAGGCCTGGATGTTCCGGACGCCCTCGCCCGCGAACAGCGCATACCGGCTCTCCATCTCCTGGATCGCCCACCTGAGCTTGGCGGCGGCCTCGCGGGGGCCGGTCACCACGGGGCTCAGGAGATGGGGGATGCCGTTGTAGCTCGTCAGCTCCACCCGCTTCGGATCGATCATCAGGAACCGGACCGCTTCTGGCGTCGCGCGGAACAGGAGCGTGGCGATCATGGAGTTGAGCGCGACGCTCTTGCCGGCGCCTGTCGCGCCCGCGATGAGCAGGTGCGGCATGGCGACGAGGTCCGCGACGATCGGATGCCCCGCGATCCCCTTGCCGACCGATACGGTGAGCGGAGACGGCGCCTGCTGGAGTTCCGGGCTCATCAACATCTCGCGCAGATGGACCATGCCCGGCCGCTCGTTGGGCAACTCGACGCCGATCGCGGCCTTGCCCGGGATGGGCGCCTCGAGACGGACGCTGCTGGCCGCGAGCGCAAGCGCGATGTCGTTCTGGAGGCTCGTAATCTTTTGCACCTTGACCCCTGGAGCGGGCTGGAGCTCGAAGCGGGTGACCACGGGGCCGGTCTCCCACCGGATCACTCTCGCCTCGACCCCGAAGCTGGCCAGCGCCCGCTCGAGGCTGCGCGCGACCTCTTGTGGGTCCACGCGGCCCGCCCGTGCCGAGCCGTTCGGATACGAGTCGAGCAGGGACAGCGGGGGCAGCGTATACCCCTGGCGCGTCGGGACGGGGAACTTCAAGAGCTCCTGCTCGATCAACGGTTTCTTGCGGCGGCGTCCTGTTCCAGCACCCCTCGAATCGTCCGAGGGGGAGACGTTCACCGCGGCCGGCGAGGTGATTTCCAGTTCGTCCGCTTGGTCCGCGGTTGGAGTGGCATCAGAGGCGAGATCGTGATACGCCGGCACGGGCGGCTCCGGGGCCGCGGCCGGAACCGCCGGGAGCGCGGATGGCTCCCACGATGACATCGCCGGCTCGGGAGCCCGCGTCAGCGCCGGTCTCGCGAGCACGGCGCGCGACAGATCCAAAGCGACCGCCCGGCCTCTCGCGGCGACGTGCTCCATGCCCCGCTGCACTGCTCCCGGGAGGACCTGAGCGCCCGCATAGAGCGCGGCGCCGGCGGCCGACGCCACGTCGCGCGTCCCCGCGGCGACGGGCGCGCCGATCTGCCGCCCGATCCGGCCCGCGGCGCGAAGAGCATCGGTTAGTGACCGGTTCGAGAGGAGCAGGACCGTCGCGATCCCGGCAAGCCCCGTGGCCAGCCACAACCCCGGTTCGCCGACCCACCGCCGGAGC is a window of bacterium DNA encoding:
- a CDS encoding DNA translocase FtsK produces the protein MARRRASRSRSAKVVGAVLIALALLAGVSVIPPQTGQVPRFIAARLGAAVGRGLPALPILGLFLGLIFFVRESFRLSVRIYGVFLGYLVALVMLHLRYSAGREFAAAHAGLGGGAVGAVAVATLRRWVGEPGLWLATGLAGIATVLLLSNRSLTDALRAAGRIGRQIGAPVAAGTRDVASAAGAALYAGAQVLPGAVQRGMEHVAARGRAVALDLSRAVLARPALTRAPEPAMSSWEPSALPAVPAAAPEPPVPAYHDLASDATPTADQADELEITSPAAVNVSPSDDSRGAGTGRRRKKPLIEQELLKFPVPTRQGYTLPPLSLLDSYPNGSARAGRVDPQEVARSLERALASFGVEARVIRWETGPVVTRFELQPAPGVKVQKITSLQNDIALALAASSVRLEAPIPGKAAIGVELPNERPGMVHLREMLMSPELQQAPSPLTVSVGKGIAGHPIVADLVAMPHLLIAGATGAGKSVALNSMIATLLFRATPEAVRFLMIDPKRVELTSYNGIPHLLSPVVTGPREAAAKLRWAIQEMESRYALFAGEGVRNIQAFNAQHPDRPLAYIVIIVDELADLMMVSPKDFEEIICRLAQMTR